One genomic window of Acidobacteriota bacterium includes the following:
- the msrA gene encoding peptide-methionine (S)-S-oxide reductase MsrA, which yields MQRPAFVIAITAGVLATGLAFFSSAGAEDRRFDDPPARVATAVFAGGCFWCVEADFDKVDGVIETISGYTGGHVDNPTYKQVTRGDTGHYEAVKVTYDPAKVSYDELAQYFVRHIDPTDAKGQFCDKGTSYRSAIFVSGQGERDSAETVLDDAGKVLKRDVVTEVLPAGAFWPAEDYHQDYHIRSAVKYDFYRSACGRDARVEQLWGKAPKGS from the coding sequence ATGCAGCGTCCCGCCTTTGTCATTGCCATCACCGCCGGCGTCCTGGCCACCGGCCTTGCGTTCTTCTCGAGCGCCGGCGCGGAAGACCGCCGGTTCGACGACCCGCCGGCGCGCGTGGCGACGGCCGTGTTCGCGGGCGGGTGCTTCTGGTGCGTGGAAGCCGACTTCGACAAGGTCGACGGCGTGATCGAGACGATCTCGGGTTATACCGGCGGTCATGTCGACAACCCGACCTACAAGCAGGTCACGCGCGGCGACACCGGACATTACGAGGCCGTGAAGGTTACCTACGATCCGGCGAAGGTCTCTTACGACGAGCTGGCGCAGTATTTCGTGCGCCATATCGATCCGACCGACGCGAAAGGCCAGTTCTGCGACAAGGGCACGAGCTATCGCTCGGCGATCTTCGTGTCGGGACAAGGCGAGCGCGACTCGGCCGAGACCGTGCTGGATGATGCCGGCAAGGTGCTGAAGCGGGACGTGGTGACCGAGGTGCTGCCTGCCGGCGCGTTCTGGCCGGCCGAGGACTACCATCAGGATTACCACATCCGCAGCGCCGTGAAGTATGACTTCTATCGCAGCGCCTGTGGCCGCGATGCCCGGGTCGAGCAACTCTGGGGCAAGGCGCCGAAAGGCTCCTGA
- the pbpC gene encoding penicillin-binding protein 1C produces MLLLDALFPPPLTRAHVNSVLVTDRHGKPLRAFAAPDGRWRFAVRLEDVDPAFLDALVRVEDKRFWRHHGTDWSGMARAVIDSAAAGRIVSGGSTITMQTARMLEPRPRNIGSKLVELWRANQLERRFSKEEILELYLTLTPYGGNLEGVRAASWSYFGHEADHLSSDEIALLIALPQSPEVRRPDRRPAQAKKARDWVAAKLSTYGVFAPEEAEEVAALPVPARRLDFPDRAWHGADAVLASGRREDVRSTLDAGLQAELERIALTRAEAEGPDVQVSAIVVHVPTRAVRALVGSASRDRAGGWIDLTNRSRSPGSTLKPFIYGMAFDDGIASADTRVEDLPHQFAGYQPENFDRMFRGDVRVSDALQHSLNIPAVLMLDRIGTERFSAQLAMAGARPRYSGASGHSAGLALALGGAGLTERELALLYAALGDGGVAKPLVFRADEERANYEAPGRRLMGEASAAEIIRILQGSPAPAGRMPGRLTQGAPQIAFKTGTSYGFRDAWAAAVSGDHVIVVWIGRADGAPRTGVTGRDGALPVLFEMADRVSHHLRDDGESRARLTTEPIKKSKGAQRQLTAERPPEILFPPEGAQLWAGPVNGQPGRPFVLAGRGQGALSWYVDGTPTERDDAGAPIWQPRQPGFYQVTAVDAEGRSARVRVRVLTENPA; encoded by the coding sequence ATGCTGTTGCTGGACGCGCTGTTTCCGCCGCCGCTGACGCGGGCGCACGTCAACTCGGTGCTGGTGACCGACCGGCACGGCAAGCCGCTGCGGGCATTTGCGGCGCCGGACGGGCGCTGGCGGTTTGCGGTGAGGCTGGAGGACGTGGACCCGGCTTTTCTCGACGCGCTGGTGCGGGTGGAGGACAAGCGGTTCTGGCGCCATCACGGGACGGACTGGTCCGGCATGGCGCGCGCGGTGATCGACAGCGCGGCGGCGGGGCGGATCGTGTCGGGCGGCTCGACCATCACGATGCAGACCGCGCGGATGCTGGAGCCGCGGCCGCGCAATATCGGCTCGAAGCTGGTGGAGCTGTGGCGGGCGAACCAGCTGGAGCGGCGGTTCAGCAAGGAGGAGATTCTTGAGCTCTACCTGACGCTGACGCCGTATGGCGGCAACCTGGAAGGGGTGCGGGCGGCGAGCTGGAGCTATTTCGGGCATGAGGCGGATCATCTGTCGTCGGATGAAATTGCGCTACTGATCGCGCTGCCGCAGTCGCCTGAGGTGCGCCGTCCGGACCGGCGGCCGGCGCAGGCGAAGAAGGCGCGCGACTGGGTGGCGGCGAAGCTGAGCACCTATGGCGTATTTGCGCCCGAAGAGGCCGAGGAGGTGGCGGCGCTGCCGGTGCCGGCGCGGCGGCTGGATTTTCCGGACCGGGCCTGGCACGGCGCGGATGCGGTGCTGGCGAGCGGGCGGCGCGAGGACGTGCGCTCGACGCTGGACGCCGGCCTGCAGGCGGAGCTTGAGCGGATCGCGCTGACGCGCGCCGAGGCGGAAGGCCCCGACGTGCAGGTCTCGGCGATCGTGGTGCATGTGCCGACGCGGGCAGTGCGCGCGCTGGTCGGCTCGGCCTCGCGTGACCGCGCGGGCGGGTGGATCGACCTGACCAACCGCTCGCGCTCGCCGGGCTCGACGCTGAAGCCGTTCATCTATGGCATGGCTTTCGACGACGGCATCGCCTCGGCGGATACGCGCGTGGAAGACCTGCCGCACCAGTTTGCGGGTTACCAGCCGGAGAATTTCGACCGGATGTTCCGGGGCGATGTGCGCGTGTCCGACGCGCTCCAGCATTCGCTGAATATACCGGCCGTGCTGATGCTCGACCGGATCGGGACGGAGCGGTTTTCGGCGCAGCTGGCGATGGCCGGTGCGCGGCCGCGTTATAGCGGCGCCTCCGGGCACAGCGCCGGCCTCGCGCTGGCCCTCGGCGGGGCGGGGCTGACCGAGCGGGAACTGGCGCTGCTCTATGCGGCGCTGGGCGATGGCGGCGTGGCCAAGCCGCTGGTGTTCCGCGCCGACGAGGAGCGCGCCAACTATGAGGCGCCGGGCCGGCGGCTGATGGGCGAGGCGAGCGCGGCGGAGATCATCCGTATCCTGCAGGGTTCGCCGGCGCCTGCGGGCCGCATGCCGGGCCGCCTGACACAGGGCGCGCCGCAGATCGCGTTCAAGACCGGCACGTCCTACGGCTTCCGGGATGCCTGGGCGGCGGCCGTGTCGGGCGACCATGTGATCGTGGTCTGGATCGGCCGTGCCGACGGCGCACCGCGCACCGGCGTGACCGGGCGGGACGGCGCGCTGCCGGTGCTGTTCGAGATGGCGGACAGGGTGTCGCACCATCTGCGCGATGACGGGGAGTCGCGGGCGCGCCTGACGACCGAGCCGATTAAAAAATCGAAAGGTGCGCAGCGCCAGCTGACCGCCGAGCGTCCGCCGGAAATCCTGTTCCCGCCGGAGGGCGCGCAGCTCTGGGCGGGTCCGGTCAACGGGCAGCCGGGGCGGCCGTTCGTGCTGGCCGGGCGCGGGCAGGGCGCGCTGAGCTGGTATGTGGACGGGACGCCGACCGAGCGCGACGACGCGGGCGCGCCGATCTGGCAGCCGCGCCAGCCGGGTTTCTACCAGGTTACCGCCGTCGACGCAGAGGGGCGTTCGGCCCGCGTAAGAGTCCGGGTACTGACTGAAAATCCGGCATAG